DNA sequence from the Methanoculleus horonobensis genome:
TCTGCCGCCCGGAGGAGGAGAAACGAGTCTTCGGCGGGAGGATAAACCTGATCGGGGAGCATCCCTAACCCCCGCTCATCTTGTTCGCGATCAGGGCGAACTCCTCGAGCGTCAGGTCTTCGGGGCGGCGCTGCAGGAGGTCATCGGGAAGACTCGCAATCGTCCGCCCGATCGCCTCCGGCGAAAACGCATCCTTCCCGCTCCGGAGACCCTTCCGGACGGTCTTACGCCGGTGGGAGAAGAGCACCCGGACGATGTCCGCGTAGACCTGCCTGTCCGCGATCGGGTGCGGCGGCTCGTGCGGCGTGATTCTGACCACCCAGGAACGAACCGCGGGCCTCGGGCGGAACGAACCTGGCCCGAGGTCGAGGAGCGGTTTTACCGAGGCGTAGGTCTGCACCATCACCGAGAGACGGCCCACATTCGGCGTCCCCGGCGGCGCGACCATCCGCTGGGCGAACTCCTTCTGATACATCAGGACAGCGACCTCAAAGCCGATCTCAAGCAGCCGGAACGTGATCTTCGAAGAAACGGAGTAGGGGA
Encoded proteins:
- the rsmA gene encoding 16S rRNA (adenine(1518)-N(6)/adenine(1519)-N(6))-dimethyltransferase RsmA, whose amino-acid sequence is MSAPRDQHFLVDKRAVEKIAGFVDVSGRRVLEIGPGEGILTRALLDRGATVIAVEIDPALVEELEITFAGEIEEGRLEIILGDAKKVDIPPFDIVVANLPYSVSSKITFRLLEIGFEVAVLMYQKEFAQRMVAPPGTPNVGRLSVMVQTYASVKPLLDLGPGSFRPRPAVRSWVVRITPHEPPHPIADRQVYADIVRVLFSHRRKTVRKGLRSGKDAFSPEAIGRTIASLPDDLLQRRPEDLTLEEFALIANKMSGG